The Vespa velutina chromosome 4, iVesVel2.1, whole genome shotgun sequence genome has a window encoding:
- the LOC124948333 gene encoding long-chain fatty acid transport protein 4-like, translated as MSGFEQMLVAVASIVVGGFFLTGGRWRFIYVLYKTLPRDILGAIRFIQVNILLWWWETRGFTVARVFSRLVERHPEKVAYISEDKEWTYQQLEEFSNRIGRYFRMRPLSRGDSVALAMEGRPEYIGTWLGLSKAGFVGALINTNLRQEVLIHSIKTANCKALIFGSELKDAVRDIKDKLPELKLFQWSEHEDVSILEEAIDLNKEILSVDPGRLVEDIALGNPRDKLIYIYTSGTTGMPKAAVINNLRYMLMAYGVYSMLALRSDDRIYNSLPLYHTAGGIIGAGQPLLTGITVVLRRRFSASKFWSDCVHYECTIAQYIGEICRYLLTVPPSSYDTTHKVRLMYGNGLRPQIWKPFVERFGVKQIGEFYGATEGNSNLVNIDNRVGAVGFVPRFAGNLYPVTLLRVNEETGEPIRGPEGFCIRCKPGEPGIFVGKINPGKTVNDFSGYADQKASEQKIIRDVFKKGDRVFNTGDILVMDELGYFYFKDRTGDTFRWRGENVATSEVEAVVSNVIGLMDTVVYGVEVPGNEGKAGMGAIYDPEGTLNLKELAEGVKKVLPTYARPLFIRVLSKLPMTGTYKLKKKDLQREGYDITKLVDPIYFLDRTGMYVKLTDDLYKNIIEEKVRI; from the exons ATGTCGGGATTTGAACAGATGCTTGTTGCTGTGGCGAGCATCGTTGTTGGAGGTTTTTTCCTTACGGGAGGACGATGGCGCTTCATCTATGTGCTTTACAAGACTTTACCAAGAGATATTTT aGGAGCCATTAGATTCATACAAGTGAACATACTTTTATGGTGGTGGGAAACACGAGGATTTACAGTGGCTAGGGTATTCTCAAGACTGGTTGAACGTCATCCTGAAAAAGTAGCATATATTTCCGAGGATAAAGAATGGACTTATCAACAG CTCGAAGAATTCAGCAACAGAATAGGACGTTATTTTCGCATGCGACCACTTTCACGGGGGGATAGCGTAGCTCTAGCTATGGAAGGTCGTCCGGAATACATCGGAACTTGGTTGGGTCTGAGCAAAGCTGGCTTCGTTGGTGCTCTCATCAACACCAATCTTCGACAGGAGGTTTTGATCCATAGTATTAAAACGGCAAACTGCAAGGCTCTTATCTTTGGCTCTGAACTGAAGGACG cggTACGTGATATAAAAGACAAATTACCAGAACTGAAGCTGTTTCAATGGTCAGAACACGAAGATGTGTCTATATTAGAGGAAGCAATCGATCTAAACAAAGAAATTCTCAGTGTAGATCCAGGACGTCTTGTCGAAGATATTGCTTTAGGTAATCCACGAGACAAAttgatatacatttatacgtcTGGTACGACTGGAATGCCAAAGGCAGCTGTTATCAATAATCTTAG GTATATGTTAATGGCTTATGGTGTATACTCCATGTTGGCTCTACGTTCAGACGATcgaatttataattctttaccTCTCTATCATACGGCTGGAGGTATAATAGGAGCTGGACAACCATTGCTCACAGGAATAACCGTTGTTCTTCGTAGACGTTTCAGTGCCTCGAAATTTTGGTCCGATTGCGTTCACTATGAATGTACC atagCTCAGTACATCGGAGAAATTTGCCGATATCTTTTGACCGTCCCACCGAGTTCATATGACACGACTCACAAAGTAAGACTCATGTATGGGAATGGTTTAAGGCCCCAAATTTGGAAGCCCTTCGTCGAGAGATTTGGCGTTAAACAAATCGGTGAATTTTATGGTGCTACCGAAGGAAACTCAAATCTtg TGAACATCGATAATAGAGTCGGTGCAGTTGGATTTGTGCCAAGGTTCGCCGGCAATCTCTATCCAGTCACTTTATTAAGAGTCAATGAAGAAACCGGAGAACCGATTAGAGGACCTGAAGGTTTTTGCATACGTTGTAAACCTG gAGAGCCCGGTATCTTCGTTGGAAAAATTAATCCAGGGAAGACTGTGAACGATTTCAGTGGTTACGCCGATCAGAAGGCATCGGAGCAGAAGATCATACGTGACGTCTTCAAGAAGGGTGATCGTGTCTTCAATACTG GTGACATTTTGGTCATGGATGAATTGGGATACTTCTACTTCAAGGATAGAACCGGTGATACATTCAG gtGGCGTGGAGAAAATGTGGCCACTTCTGAAGTCGAGGCTGTTGTTAGTAATGTCATAGGTCTCATGGATACAGTCGTTTATGGTGTCGAA GTACCTGGAAACGAAGGTAAGGCTGGCATGGGTGCTATTTATGATCCAGAAGGAACTTTAAATTTAAAGGAATTAGCTGAAGGTGTAAAGAAGGTTCTTCCTACTTATGCTCGACCACTTTTCATTCGTGTTCTCTCGAAACT